A section of the Metabacillus endolithicus genome encodes:
- a CDS encoding DoxX family protein, with protein sequence MNWLRGPKMAIIWTVLRIWLGIQWLEAGIHKVADGFDATGFIQGAIVKATGDHPAVQGWYATFLEIFALPNVNVFNILIPWGEVLVGIGLILGAATIPALLAGAFMNLNFLLAGTVSTNPILYTAAILLMVAGTAGYFYGADRFLIPYIRKMINNNRHTKKHHHEQNHLPVH encoded by the coding sequence ATGAATTGGTTAAGAGGACCTAAAATGGCAATTATCTGGACAGTATTACGAATTTGGTTAGGAATACAATGGCTTGAAGCTGGAATTCATAAAGTAGCAGATGGTTTTGATGCAACTGGTTTTATACAAGGAGCGATTGTGAAAGCAACAGGAGATCATCCAGCAGTGCAAGGCTGGTATGCAACATTTCTTGAAATATTTGCTCTACCGAATGTGAATGTGTTTAACATCTTAATACCTTGGGGAGAAGTATTGGTCGGTATTGGGTTAATTCTAGGAGCTGCGACAATTCCAGCCTTACTAGCTGGAGCATTCATGAACTTAAACTTTTTACTAGCAGGAACAGTAAGCACAAACCCGATACTTTACACAGCAGCTATTCTATTAATGGTCGCTGGCACAGCAGGGTATTTCTACGGAGCAGATAGATTCTTAATCCCTTATATTAGAAAAATGATCAACAACAATCGCCATACCAAAAAACATCATCACGAGCAAAATCACCTTCCAGTTCATTAA
- a CDS encoding YceI family protein: MTKSKWNLDPTHSGVDFSVKHMMFATVKGGFQSFNAEIEADPTDLTTADITFSVDLASVDTRNEDRDNHLRSADFFDVENHPTLTFKATNIEKTDENEYNVTGDLSLHGETKSETFVVSFEGTGVDPWGNEKAGFAVEGKLKRSDYGLTWNAPLEAGGVLVGDQIKISLQLQAAKA; this comes from the coding sequence ATGACAAAATCAAAATGGAATCTAGACCCAACACACAGTGGAGTTGACTTCTCTGTTAAACACATGATGTTTGCAACAGTTAAAGGTGGTTTCCAAAGCTTTAATGCTGAAATCGAGGCTGACCCAACTGACTTAACAACTGCTGATATTACATTTTCAGTAGATTTAGCAAGTGTTGACACTCGTAACGAAGACCGTGACAACCACTTACGCTCTGCAGACTTTTTTGATGTTGAAAATCACCCAACTTTGACTTTTAAAGCTACAAACATTGAAAAAACTGATGAAAATGAATATAACGTGACTGGAGATTTATCTCTACACGGTGAAACAAAATCCGAAACATTCGTAGTTTCTTTTGAAGGAACTGGTGTTGATCCATGGGGTAATGAAAAAGCTGGTTTTGCTGTAGAGGGCAAATTAAAGCGCAGTGATTATGGTCTAACTTGGAATGCACCATTAGAAGCTGGTGGAGTTTTAGTAGGCGATCAAATTAAAATTTCTCTTCAACTTCAAGCTGCAAAAGCTTAA
- the speD gene encoding adenosylmethionine decarboxylase, with product MVLTPEQRIQLHGFNNLTKSLSFNMYDVCYTKTREEREAYIEYIDEQYNADRLTKILKNVTDIIGAHVLNIAKQDYVPQGSSVTILVSEGPVVEVPTESYDESPGPLPEAVTMGLDKSHITVHTYPEYHPNEGISTFRADIDVSTCGEISPLKALNYLIHSFDTDIMTMDYRVRGFTRDINGDKLFIDHDISSIQNYIPDEVQEDFDMIDVNIYQENIFHTKCKLKKFDLNNYLFGYTKDKLSIEEQVQITDKLTKEMDEIFYGKNIK from the coding sequence ATGGTCCTTACTCCAGAACAAAGAATTCAATTACATGGCTTTAATAACTTAACAAAGTCACTAAGCTTTAATATGTATGATGTGTGTTATACAAAGACGAGGGAAGAGAGAGAGGCATATATTGAGTATATTGATGAGCAATACAATGCAGATCGCTTAACAAAGATTTTGAAAAATGTTACGGATATAATCGGTGCTCACGTCTTAAATATTGCTAAGCAAGACTATGTTCCACAAGGATCAAGTGTTACAATCTTAGTTTCTGAAGGTCCAGTTGTTGAGGTACCAACAGAATCCTATGATGAATCTCCAGGTCCACTCCCTGAAGCAGTTACAATGGGACTGGATAAAAGTCATATTACGGTTCATACATACCCTGAATATCACCCAAATGAGGGAATAAGTACGTTTCGTGCTGATATTGATGTTTCCACATGTGGAGAGATTTCACCCCTTAAAGCACTAAATTACCTAATTCATTCATTTGATACAGATATTATGACAATGGATTATCGAGTTAGAGGATTTACAAGAGACATAAATGGAGATAAATTATTTATTGATCATGATATCAGTTCTATTCAAAATTATATTCCTGATGAAGTACAAGAAGATTTTGACATGATTGATGTAAATATTTATCAAGAGAATATATTCCATACTAAATGTAAACTGAAGAAATTTGATTTGAACAACTATTTATTTGGATACACTAAAGATAAATTAAGCATAGAAGAACAAGTACAAATTACAGATAAATTGACGAAGGAAATGGATGAAATTTTCTACGGAAAGAATATAAAATAA
- a CDS encoding SDR family oxidoreductase: protein MKVFVVGANGQIGKLLTERLHESENHKVLAMVRKEEQQKELQSKGIETVVADLEGTVEELQGILTGCDAIVFTAGSGGSTGSDKTLLIDLDGAVKTMEAAERAGVDRFIMVSALQANNRKNWNENLKPYYVAKHYADKMLVQSNLNYTIIRPGGLLNEQGIGKITAGNEVPRATIPREDVAITVIEALEKPNTYHRSFDIVSGEDTISDALNNL from the coding sequence ATGAAAGTATTTGTAGTTGGAGCAAATGGACAAATCGGTAAACTACTAACAGAACGTTTACATGAAAGTGAAAACCACAAAGTACTTGCAATGGTAAGGAAGGAAGAGCAACAAAAAGAATTACAAAGTAAAGGAATTGAAACAGTTGTTGCTGATTTAGAAGGAACAGTTGAAGAACTACAAGGTATACTAACTGGCTGTGATGCAATCGTATTTACTGCTGGATCCGGAGGAAGCACAGGATCTGATAAAACACTCCTAATTGATCTTGATGGAGCAGTAAAAACGATGGAGGCTGCTGAAAGAGCAGGTGTTGACCGATTTATTATGGTAAGTGCTCTTCAAGCAAACAATCGGAAAAATTGGAACGAAAATCTTAAACCATATTATGTAGCTAAACACTATGCTGATAAAATGCTAGTTCAATCAAACTTAAATTATACAATTATTCGCCCGGGTGGTTTACTTAATGAACAGGGAATTGGAAAAATCACAGCAGGTAATGAAGTGCCAAGAGCAACAATTCCTCGAGAAGATGTGGCAATAACAGTTATTGAAGCTCTAGAAAAACCAAACACTTATCATAGATCTTTTGATATTGTGTCAGGAGAAGATACCATATCTGACGCTTTAAATAATCTATGA
- the dacB gene encoding D-alanyl-D-alanine carboxypeptidase/D-alanyl-D-alanine endopeptidase yields the protein MAKLILCMTILSFTMISTLQAPSLTQAKQVNVFSSLNSLITEDPILEGAIAGVSIRSASNGQVLYSYNGDVSLTPASNLKLFTAAAALASLGPDYSYQTELFTDGKVRRNEIKGNVYVVGHGDPTLRVKDIESMANTLKKQGIRSITGDIIADDSWYDDVRYSVDLPWSDETAYYGAQISALTVSPDKDFDAGTVIIEVSPGKKNQQAELSVFPNTDFVTLVNKTQTVSTDEKSELTISRIHGKNEIIVEGTISEKASPVKEWVAVWDPTSYSLSVLKKALEQQGIKVKGKERKGAKPHDSKKLLSHQSIPLKEILIPFMKNSNNTHAEMLIKEMGKLHKQNGSWEAGLDVEKQTLISLGMDVEKMILRDGSGISHVNAIQANSITDLLYKSQSKSWFPSFYDSLPVAGIKEKNIGGTLRNRMTEKPLKENVVAKTGTLTNVSSISGYLTLSDGNKLIFSILMNHLKNEDQGKLLEEKILSVIAQSTL from the coding sequence ATGGCAAAATTAATTCTCTGTATGACGATCTTGTCTTTTACAATGATAAGCACTTTACAAGCCCCATCGCTTACACAGGCAAAACAAGTGAACGTATTTTCGTCATTAAATTCATTAATAACTGAAGATCCTATCCTTGAAGGTGCTATTGCAGGTGTTAGTATTCGTTCAGCCTCTAATGGTCAGGTATTGTATTCGTATAATGGCGATGTATCGTTAACCCCAGCGTCCAATTTAAAATTATTCACTGCAGCAGCAGCCTTAGCTTCCTTAGGGCCGGATTATTCTTATCAAACGGAACTATTTACAGATGGAAAGGTTAGACGTAATGAAATAAAGGGAAATGTTTATGTTGTTGGACATGGTGATCCCACACTCCGTGTAAAAGATATTGAAAGCATGGCTAATACTCTTAAAAAACAGGGAATACGATCTATTACAGGAGATATAATTGCTGATGATAGTTGGTATGATGATGTGAGGTATTCAGTGGATCTTCCTTGGAGTGATGAAACAGCTTATTATGGTGCGCAAATTTCAGCCTTAACGGTTTCTCCTGACAAGGATTTTGATGCTGGAACAGTTATCATTGAAGTTTCTCCAGGCAAAAAAAATCAACAGGCAGAGCTATCTGTTTTCCCTAATACTGATTTTGTAACCCTTGTAAATAAAACCCAAACAGTTTCTACAGATGAAAAAAGTGAACTTACAATCTCACGTATTCATGGTAAAAATGAGATCATTGTTGAAGGGACCATTTCAGAAAAAGCATCCCCAGTAAAAGAGTGGGTGGCAGTATGGGATCCAACAAGCTATTCACTTTCAGTCCTAAAAAAGGCCTTAGAACAACAAGGAATTAAGGTGAAAGGTAAGGAACGTAAAGGGGCAAAGCCACATGATTCAAAAAAGCTTCTTTCACATCAATCAATTCCTTTAAAAGAAATACTTATTCCTTTTATGAAAAACAGTAACAATACACATGCCGAAATGCTCATCAAAGAAATGGGAAAACTTCATAAGCAAAATGGTAGCTGGGAAGCAGGTTTAGATGTTGAAAAACAAACATTAATATCACTTGGTATGGATGTTGAAAAAATGATACTAAGAGACGGGTCAGGAATTTCTCATGTTAACGCCATTCAGGCAAACTCAATTACAGATCTTTTATACAAATCTCAATCAAAATCATGGTTTCCTTCTTTCTATGATTCTTTACCAGTTGCAGGAATTAAAGAAAAAAATATAGGTGGTACACTGCGTAATCGAATGACAGAAAAGCCTCTCAAAGAAAATGTCGTTGCGAAAACCGGTACCCTTACTAATGTAAGTTCTATATCAGGTTATTTAACATTGTCTGACGGAAATAAACTTATTTTTTCCATTTTGATGAATCACTTAAAAAATGAAGATCAAGGTAAATTACTTGAAGAAAAAATTTTATCAGTAATAGCTCAATCTACATTGTAA
- a CDS encoding aldo/keto reductase has protein sequence MMENLQSTTTLHNGVKMPWFGLGVFKVEEGSEVVDSVLAAIKAGYRSIDTAAVYGNEEGVGKAIAECGVSREELFITSKVWNADQGYDETISAFEESLRKLQLDYLDLYLIHWPVPEQGKYIDTWKALEKLYKDGKIRAIGVSNFKEHHLQDLINQADVKPMVNQVEYHPRLTQEGLHEFCKKHQIQLEAWSPLMQGQLLDEPTLVEIAQKYNKSTAQIILRWDLQNEVVTIPKSIKPHRIEENANIFDFTLSEEDMKQISSLNQDKRVGPDPDEFNLV, from the coding sequence ATGATGGAAAACTTACAAAGTACTACAACATTACATAATGGCGTTAAAATGCCTTGGTTTGGCTTAGGTGTGTTTAAGGTAGAAGAAGGATCCGAGGTAGTAGATTCTGTTTTAGCTGCAATTAAAGCCGGTTATAGAAGTATTGATACAGCTGCTGTTTATGGGAATGAAGAAGGTGTTGGTAAGGCAATTGCAGAGTGTGGCGTGTCACGTGAAGAATTGTTTATCACTTCAAAAGTGTGGAATGCAGATCAAGGATATGATGAAACGATCTCTGCGTTTGAAGAAAGTCTAAGAAAGTTACAGCTAGACTACCTAGATTTATATCTTATTCATTGGCCTGTACCTGAACAGGGGAAATACATTGATACTTGGAAAGCATTAGAAAAGCTATATAAGGACGGGAAAATACGTGCAATTGGTGTAAGTAACTTTAAGGAACACCATTTACAAGATCTTATCAATCAAGCTGATGTTAAACCAATGGTCAATCAGGTTGAATATCATCCACGGTTAACACAAGAGGGTCTACACGAATTTTGTAAAAAGCATCAAATCCAGCTAGAAGCATGGTCACCACTAATGCAAGGTCAGTTACTAGACGAGCCAACGTTAGTAGAAATTGCGCAAAAATATAATAAATCTACAGCGCAAATTATCTTACGATGGGATTTACAAAATGAGGTTGTTACAATTCCTAAATCAATTAAGCCTCATCGTATCGAGGAAAATGCAAATATTTTTGATTTCACATTAAGTGAAGAAGATATGAAGCAAATTAGTTCATTGAACCAAGACAAACGTGTTGGTCCAGATCCTGATGAATTTAATTTAGTGTAA
- a CDS encoding YjcZ family sporulation protein: MGATGGYGYGAGFALIVVLFILLIIIGASYVGYGY; the protein is encoded by the coding sequence ATGGGCGCTACAGGTGGATACGGTTATGGAGCTGGTTTTGCTCTAATCGTTGTATTGTTTATTCTTTTAATTATCATTGGAGCTTCTTACGTTGGTTACGGATACTAA
- a CDS encoding SOS response-associated peptidase, whose amino-acid sequence MCGRFSLATDQTAIEDQFQLIINEELTYRYNIAPSQDVFVIGSNGHDRVATSMRWGLIPPWSKDIKIGHKMINARSESIEQKVSFKHPFRQKRCLIISDGFYEWKKTESGKQPYRFVMKDRRPFAFAGLWECWNKGSEPLFTCTILTTTSNEVTKDVHDRMPVILPTDTYDTWLDRKEDNIEHLKSLLVPYDAQFMDLYPVSTLVNSPKNDQKECLEPLNSQ is encoded by the coding sequence ATGTGTGGACGGTTTTCACTTGCAACAGATCAAACTGCAATCGAAGATCAATTTCAGCTGATTATTAATGAAGAACTTACATACAGATATAACATTGCTCCCTCTCAGGACGTTTTTGTTATAGGATCAAATGGTCATGATCGTGTAGCTACAAGCATGCGATGGGGATTAATACCACCTTGGTCAAAAGATATAAAAATCGGACATAAAATGATCAATGCACGTTCTGAATCAATTGAACAAAAAGTTAGTTTTAAACACCCATTCCGACAAAAAAGGTGCTTAATTATTAGTGATGGTTTTTATGAATGGAAAAAAACAGAGAGTGGTAAACAACCCTATCGATTTGTGATGAAGGATAGACGCCCTTTTGCTTTTGCAGGTTTATGGGAATGTTGGAATAAAGGCTCAGAGCCATTGTTTACATGTACAATTTTAACAACTACCTCAAATGAGGTAACAAAAGATGTTCACGATCGAATGCCTGTGATATTACCAACAGATACATATGATACATGGTTGGATCGGAAAGAAGATAACATTGAACACTTAAAATCATTGTTAGTACCCTATGATGCTCAATTTATGGATTTATACCCAGTCTCTACTCTTGTAAATTCTCCTAAAAATGATCAAAAAGAATGTTTAGAGCCCCTTAATAGTCAATAA
- a CDS encoding alpha/beta hydrolase produces MDTLQHIFIEGKDQNEPTLLLLHGTGGNERDLLPIAEMIAPTASILGVRGNVLENGMPRFFRRISEGVFDEEDLVFRTEELNQFIEEAADKYKFDRNRVLAIGYSNGANIAASLMYHYKHALNGAILLHAMVPRRGIEVPDLTNTPVFIGAGVNDPLIPQAETKELAEVLRNANAQVTEHWGQAGHQLTREEIMEAKTWYEQNYK; encoded by the coding sequence ATGGATACATTGCAACATATATTTATAGAAGGAAAAGATCAAAACGAGCCAACTTTACTATTACTCCATGGCACTGGAGGCAATGAACGTGATTTACTTCCGATTGCGGAAATGATCGCTCCTACTGCATCCATACTTGGTGTAAGAGGAAATGTTTTGGAAAATGGAATGCCTCGCTTTTTCCGTCGTATATCAGAGGGTGTTTTTGATGAAGAGGACTTGGTTTTCCGCACAGAGGAACTGAATCAATTTATTGAAGAAGCGGCTGACAAATACAAATTTGACCGCAATCGTGTTCTAGCAATAGGCTACTCAAATGGAGCGAATATCGCGGCCAGCTTAATGTATCATTATAAACATGCATTAAATGGCGCTATTTTACTTCATGCTATGGTACCGAGAAGAGGGATAGAAGTACCTGACTTAACTAATACACCTGTTTTCATAGGCGCAGGAGTTAACGATCCTTTAATTCCACAAGCAGAAACAAAAGAACTTGCCGAAGTGTTAAGAAATGCTAATGCACAAGTAACAGAACACTGGGGACAGGCTGGACATCAGTTAACAAGAGAAGAAATAATGGAAGCTAAAACGTGGTATGAACAAAATTATAAGTAA
- a CDS encoding spore coat protein: MQSQMNSVNIGAHELMECHEVLSCMVNAINQFQLLQPHCQDQNLQNILQNQLSFMTNEYNAVVNALQQKANVGSLPTVKSNISATPTYGMNRNSVPESPNASINQLNDKDISSAMLGTHKASAVSKMHAALEFTDSQLREMMIQGSKNCADQAYETWNYMNQRGYYQVPTFDQTTTKALINSYQPNALYSNQQQTY; encoded by the coding sequence TTGCAAAGCCAAATGAATTCAGTAAATATTGGTGCTCATGAGTTAATGGAATGTCATGAAGTATTAAGTTGTATGGTAAATGCAATCAATCAATTTCAGCTGTTACAACCGCATTGTCAGGATCAAAATTTGCAGAACATTTTACAAAATCAGCTTTCATTTATGACGAATGAATACAATGCTGTTGTAAATGCACTTCAACAAAAAGCAAATGTTGGATCACTACCTACTGTAAAATCAAACATTAGTGCAACACCAACATACGGAATGAACAGAAATAGTGTACCAGAGTCACCTAACGCATCAATAAATCAATTAAACGATAAAGATATTTCGTCTGCTATGCTTGGAACTCACAAAGCTTCCGCAGTATCGAAAATGCATGCTGCATTAGAATTTACAGATTCTCAACTAAGAGAAATGATGATCCAAGGGTCAAAAAATTGTGCAGATCAAGCATATGAAACATGGAATTATATGAATCAAAGAGGTTATTACCAAGTACCAACATTTGACCAAACAACAACAAAAGCATTAATTAACAGCTATCAACCAAATGCTTTATATAGTAATCAACAACAAACTTACTAA